GTGCGGATGAACTGGCCGGTGGGCACCAGGACCTTGCCGCCCAGGTGGCCGCACTTCTTCTCCGAGGAGAGCTGATCCTCGAAGTGCACGCCGGCGGCGCCCGCTTCGATCATCGCCTTCATCAGCTCGAACGCATTGAGCGGCCCGCCGAATCCGGCTTCCGCATCGGCCACGATCGGGGCCAGCCAGTGCGTGCGCGCCTTGGCCTTGCCGTTTCCGTTGCCGTTGCCATGCCCGTTCCGGCCGGGCGCCGGATGAGCCTTCTGCTCGTGCGCCTCGGCGTGCTCGATCTGATCCGCGCGCAGCAGCGCCTGGTTCAGGCGCCGCACCGTCTGCGGCACGCTGTTGGCCGGATAGAGACTCTGATCCGGATAGGTCTGGCCCGCGAGGTTCGCGTCGGCGGCAACCTGCCAGCCGCTGAGGTAGATCGCCTCGAGTCCGGCCTTCACCTGCTGGACCGCCTGCCCGCCGGTCAAAGCACCGAGTGCGGCGACGAAGTCACGCGTCTTGAGCAGGTCCCACAAGCGCAGGGCGCCCAGACGTCCCAGCGTGTGCTCGACGCGCACCGATCCCTGGACCTTGGCGACATCGGCCGCCGTGTAGGGACGCTGCACGCCTTCCCAGCGTCCCGCCGGCGCGAAGGATTCCCATGGAGCCTCGGGCCGTGCGCGCCGAGCGCCGGGCCGTGACGAGTGAGCTGAAGCAAGATGCGAGGACATGGAATTACCTCCGGGTGACGGGGGGTTCTGGAGTGAAAGTGTCTGAAGGATCATGGATCGCGCACAGCGCGTCGTACGCGGGCAACGTCAGGAACTCTTCGAGCTCGGGCGTGGTCGCCACACGCAGGAAGAGATCGATGGCCTGGGGAAAACGTCCGCTCTCGAAGCGCTCGCGCCCCATCTCTCCGGCGACGCGCTCCATCTCTTCCTCGAGCAGCTTGCTGACCAGCTCGCGCGTCACGCGCCGGCCGTCGTCGAGCGCCGCGCCG
This portion of the Candidatus Eisenbacteria bacterium genome encodes:
- the aceA gene encoding isocitrate lyase is translated as MSSHLASAHSSRPGARRARPEAPWESFAPAGRWEGVQRPYTAADVAKVQGSVRVEHTLGRLGALRLWDLLKTRDFVAALGALTGGQAVQQVKAGLEAIYLSGWQVAADANLAGQTYPDQSLYPANSVPQTVRRLNQALLRADQIEHAEAHEQKAHPAPGRNGHGNGNGNGKAKARTHWLAPIVADAEAGFGGPLNAFELMKAMIEAGAAGVHFEDQLSSEKKCGHLGGKVLVPTGQFIRTLVAARLAADVLEVPTVLVARTDADSAQLVTSDVDERDRKFLTGERTAEGFYRYKGGLACAIARALAYAPYADLLWCETSTPDLRDAQVFAEAVQAQFPGKMLAYNCSPSFNWRGKLDAATISKFQRELGAMGYKFQFVTLAGFHSLNHGMFELAKGYRQHGMTAYAELQSQEFAAEAQGYTAVKHQREVGTGYFDQVMQIVSSGQSSTLALEGSTEKAQF